The following are encoded in a window of Dictyostelium discoideum AX4 chromosome 6 chromosome, whole genome shotgun sequence genomic DNA:
- a CDS encoding hypothetical protein (calponin homology (CH) domain-containing protein): MTDYNFGLDADLANKRVALYDKDLENDTRSWIESLIGEKINGDLMAALKSGVILCKLGNKIAPGSCKSSPSSAPFVQMENVNNFLNLCKKQGVATTDLFMTVDLYEGKNPNQVIQGLQALKRITSGGGKPTTTAKSAPTPSTIFETTSKNTTSFCSQCGTKAVSGARFCGSCGTAI; encoded by the exons atgacaGACTATAACTTTGGTTTAGATGCAGATTTAGCAAATAAAAGAGTTGCATTATATgataaagatttagaaaacgATACCAGATCTTGGATTGAATCACTCATTggtgaaaaaattaatggagATTTAATGGCTGCATTAAAATCTGGTGTTATCCTTTGCAA atTAGGTAACAAGATTGCCCCAGGATCATGtaaatcatcaccatcatcagcACCATTCGTTCAAATGGAAAACGttaataactttttaaatcTCTGTAAAAAACAAGGTGTTGCAACTACTGATCTTTTCATGACTGTTGATTTATATGAAGGAAAGAACCCAAATCAAGTTATTCAAGGTCTTCAAGCACTCAAAAGAATAACTTCAGGTGGTGGTAAACCAACTACAACTGCTAAATCAGC tcCAACACCATCTACTATTTTTGAAACAACCTCAAAGAATACTACAAGTTTTTGTTCACAATGCGGTACCAAAGCCGTCAGTGGGGCTCGTTTCTGTGGTAGTTGCGGTACTgccatttaa
- the ndrJ gene encoding class II ribonucleoside reductase, producing MLTIKRLLLNQNLFKSSCNSTGIISINYNSNNKICFFSSSSTLINKTNEILDIEDNNNNNNEISSSPLFLKETIKEFKLKKEFIEKYSKKKAPFGFGVLGEIVYRRSYSRVKEDNTNEQWFETVERVVNGTYNIQRKWIERHGLEWNQNKAQKSAQEMYNRIFEMKFLPPGRGLYSCGSSTTESKGLFAALNNCAFVSTLDIKKNPSKPFIFLMDASMLGVGVGFDTKGENSIIIKGQLPPPPPQQQPQQQQQQHGQNNNIFIVPDSREGWVESVQLLLDSYFLKRNNPIFDYSSIRKKGEPIKGFGGVCCGYEPLKELHDEIRALLNKCIGKPISSTNIVDLMNLIGKCVVSGNVRQAAEIAFGDPNSQEYIDLKNYQINPQRASFGWCSNNSVFAELGMDYSKVCQSILHNGEPGLAWLDNMKAYSRMVPTELDYKDRRAMGGNPCLEQTLESYELCCLVETFPNNHESLEDYLKTLKYAFLYAKTVTLGSTQWPDTNKVLLRNRRIGCSMSGIAQFIHFNGLHQLKDWCVNGFKLLNELDEKYSEWLAIPKSIKRTSIKPSGTVSLLAGATPGMHYPISEYYIRRIRIQKESNLIPPLVEAGYHVEPAFENSTNVVVEIPIHSGKGIRSANSITMWEQLSLASFLQKYWADNQVSCTVSFDPIKEGPQLKHALDYFQYQLKGVSFLPNSSTTTSVYKQMPYEEIDETRYNQIIANLKPVDFQKLNNSPLEPTPDKFCDSSSCTIVSDNSETLNNL from the coding sequence ATGTTAACTATTAAAAGATtacttttaaatcaaaacctATTTAAAAGTAGTTGTAATTCCACAGGTatcatttcaattaattacaatagtaataataaaatttgttttttcagTTCTTCTTcaacattaataaataaaactaatgaaattttagatattgaagataataataataataataatgaaatatcatcatcaccattatttttaaaagaaacaattaaagaatttaaattaaaaaaagaatttattgaaaagTATTCAAAAAAGAAAGCACCATTTGGATTTGGAGTATTGGGTGAGATTGTATATAGAAGAAGTTATTCGAGAGTTAAAGAGGATAATACAAATGAACAATGGTTTGAAACCGTTGAGAGAGTTGTAAATGGTACATATAATATTCAAAGGAAATGGATAGAAAGACATGGTTTAGAATGGAATCAAAATAAAGCTCAAAAATCTGCACAAGAAATGTATAATCGTATATTTGAAATGAAGTTTTTACCACCTGGTAGAGGTTTATATTCTTGTGGTTCTTCAACTACTGAATCAAAAGGTTTATTCGCtgctttaaataattgtgcTTTCGTTAGTACAttagatattaaaaagaatCCTTCAAAACCATTTATATTCTTAATGGATGCTTCAATGTtaggtgttggtgttgggtTCGATACAAAAggtgaaaattcaattataattaaaggtcaattaccaccaccaccaccacaacaacaaccacaacaacaacaacaacaacatggtcaaaataataatatatttattgtaCCAGATAGTAGAGAAGGTTGGGTAGAATCagttcaattattattagattcatactttttaaaaaggaATAATCCAATATTTGATTATAGttcaattagaaaaaaagGTGAACCAATTAAAGGATTTGGAGGAGTTTGTTGTGGTTATGAACctttaaaagaattacaTGATGAAATTAGAGCTTTATTGAATAAATGTATTGGTAAACCAATTAGTTCAACAAATATTGTggatttaatgaatttaattggaAAATGTGTTGTATCTGGTAATGTTCGACAAGCTGCAGAGATTGCATTTGGTGATCCAAATTCTCAAGAGTatatagatttaaaaaactatcaAATCAATCCACAACGTGCTTCATTTGGTTGgtgtagtaataatagtgtaTTTGCAGAACTAGGTATGGATTATTCAAAAGTTTGTCAAAGTATACTTCATAATGGTGAGCCTGGTTTAGCATGGTTGGATAATATGAAAGCGTATAGCAGAATGGTGCCAACCGAATTGGATTATAAAGATCGTAGAGCAATGGGTGGCAACCCATGTTTAGAGCAAACTTTAGAATCTTATGAACTTTGCTGTCTAGTTGAAACGTTTCCCAACAATCACGAGAGTTTAGAAGactatttaaaaactttgaaATACGCATTCCTATATGCCAAAACCGTTACACTCGGTTCCACCCAATGGCCCGATACCAATAAGGTACTGCTCCGTAATAGAAGAATCGGATGCTCCATGAGTGGTATAGCACAGTTCATTCATTTCAATGGGTTGCATCAACTTAAGGATTGGTGTGTCAATGGTTTCAAGCTTTTGAATGAATTGGATGAGAAGTATTCCGAGTGGTTGGCAATACCGAAATCAATAAAGAGAACATCGATTAAACCAAGTGGCACTGTGTCGTTGTTGGCTGGTGCCACACCTGGCATGCATTATCCGATATCTGAATATTACATTAGACGTATAAGAATTCAAAAAGAGAGTAACCTAATTCCACCATTGGTAGAAGCCGGCTACCATGTTGAGCCAGCCTTTGAGAATAGTACCAATGTTGTAGTTGAAATACCCATTCATTCAGGTAAAGGTATTAGATCTGCAAATTCAATAACAATGTGGGAACAATTATCATTAGCTTCTTTTCTTCAAAAATATTGGGCTGATAATCAAGTGAGTTGTACAGTCTCTTTTGATCCAATTAAAGAGGGTCCACAATTAAAACATGCCTTAGATTActttcaatatcaattaaaaggTGTATCATTTTTACCAAATTCTTCAACAACTACATCTGTTTATAAACAAATGCCTTATgaagaaattgatgaaaCTCGTTACAACCAAATCATTGCTAACCTAAAACCTGTTGATTTTCAAAAGTTAAATAATTCCCCTTTAGAGCCTACTCCTGATAAATTTTGTGATTCTTCAAGTTGTACAATTGTTTCTGATAATTCTGAAACacttaataatttataa
- the tgrQ1 gene encoding IPT/TIG domain-containing protein, which translates to MKKVIYFIFLFLFLKSVVQSIRAPNPESINLTPTNITFRFKESESYYASWTMKYNSTTLVDAQVSFDCGTPSGGFRNCLLITNRRMSRLFGTTSSTFCAVDSSGQVCFISMTNAKIPSPINVKFTSKPSTKGGNVIVTGNYLRLLSQQLNIIQSSTNVTIKVIGNFEDPTFDCNNLTLSFPPGSGKMDLMFDLVKKFEFSYESPIINSINYDPNNSKISIYGDNFYTEKQLINILFNGISQNTFSIIQNDTLIQVDKFIQDTGGPMKIQISVNNISMDTNYSYCFPPIPSSINSISNHIFGIVTIKGSYFNNDSEIVKVKIGDNDCKVLNSTLNEIQCQLSPDQIGGSNLNVKINIGGCIDNSNLTFTYGKPTLYSHTPIKSNDTTVTLVGINFGLLNETIIKIQGLNDNILPISINNDETQLIFNLQKSKCKPIVTIIHNNFSSNSITIKTPLTITSLNSPFVSNTSSLTLNLINYDCTNTAKVSSIIDNSFKNEITCSKPSIQQNSEYYSTICQIPPGTGKHSIQIKYQTENSTTQFSYMQPSITSFEIYNMTVVTIYGYNFGTEISLLKVNFSGRNPEIQTINDNKFTFTLIESDYNSLLNITVDGIQSQSSIQIIKPTPTPTPSLITPSPTPVEKNESSAFSLGLNNNLILFISILHLIYINYLNKK; encoded by the exons atgaaaaaagtaatttattttatatttttatttttatttttgaaatcaGTGGTTCAATCAATAAGAGCACCTAATCCTGaaa GTATTAATTTAACACCTACAAATATTACTTTTAGATTTAAAGAATCTGAAAGTTATTATGCAAGTTGGACAATGAAATATAATTCTACAACATTAGTAGATGCTCAAGTTTCATTTGACTGCGGTACACCATCAGGTGGTTTTagaaattgtttattaattactAATAGACGAATGTCAAGATTATTTGGGACAACTTCATCAACATTTTGTGCAGTTGATAGTAGTGGACAAGTTTGTTTTATTTCGATGACAAATGCTAAAATTCCATCACCAATTAATGTAAAATTTACTAGTAAACCATCAACAAAGGGCGGTAATGTAATTGTCACTGGAAATTATTTAAGATTATTATCTCAACAACTTAATATTATTCAATCATCAACAAATGTAACTATTAAAGTAATTGGAAATTTTGAAGATCCAACATTTGATTGTAATAATCTAACATTATCATTCCCACCAGGATCTGGCAAAATGGATTTAATGTTTGACTTggttaaaaaatttgaattttcatatGAATCTccaattataaattcaataaattatgatccaaataattcaaagaTTTCGATTTATGGTGATAATTTTTATACTGAAAAACAACTTATAAATATTCTATTCAATGGTATATCACAAAatacattttcaattatacAAAATGATACATTAATTCAAGTTGATAAATTTATTCAAGATACTGGTGGTccaatgaaaattcaaatctcagtaaataatatttcaatggATACTAATTATTCTTATTGTTTCCCACCTATTCCATcatcaataaattcaatatcaaaCCATATTTTTGGTATAGTTACAATTAAAGGatcatattttaataatgatagtgaAATTGTAAAAGTTAAAATTGGAGATAACGATTGTAAAGTATTAAACTCaacattaaatgaaattcaatGTCAATTAAGTCCCGATCAAATTGGtggttcaaatttaaatgtaaaaattaatattggaGGATGtattgataattcaaatttaacattTACCTATGGAAAACCAACTTTATATTCCCATacaccaattaaatcaaatgatactACTGTAACATTAGTTGGTATAAACTttggtttattaaatgaaacaattataaaaattcaaggtttaaatgataacattttaccaatttcaattaataatgatgaaacccaattaatatttaatttacaaaaatcaaaatgtaAACCAATTGTTACAATTattcataataatttttcatcaaattcaattaccaTTAAAACACCATTAACAATTACATCATTAAATTCACCATTTGTTTCAAACACTTCATCAttaactttaaatttaattaattatgatTGTACAAATACTGCTAAAGTTTCATCAATTATTGATAactcttttaaaaatgaaatcacATGTTCAAAACCATCTATTCAACAAAATTCAGAATATTATTCAACAATTTGTCAAATTCCTCCAGGTACCGGTAAACATTCAATACAAATTAAATATCAAACTGAAAATTCAACAACCCAATTCTCATATATGCAACCATCAATTAcatcttttgaaatttataatatgaCAGTAGTAACGATTTATGGATATAATTTTGGTAcagaaatttcattattaaaagtaaatTTCTCTGGTAGAAATCCAGAGATTCAAACTatcaatgataataaatttactTTTACTTTAATAGAATCTGATTATAATTCTCTATTAAACATTACTGTTGATGGTATACAATCACAATCatcaatacaaataataaaaccaacTCCCACACCAACTCCTTCCCTCATAACACCATCGCCAACTCCAGTTGAGAAAAATGAAAGTTCAGCATTCTCACTTGGTTTaaacaacaatttaattttattcatttcaatattacatttaatttatataaattatttaaataaaaaataa
- the racJ gene encoding Rho GTPase, whose translation MERNFNNFLVKIFCLGDDGVGKSCVMNSYSSGGPLTSLFQGSELTWTDYTVSVTHNQKPLKLRLVIGDQNELRRIKQIEFNDVFLICFSVDSKASYDNIEKWNTEIRKILPTPNIILVGTKIDLRKEGGELKKSIVTQEMGIEKAKEINAIKYMECSTATYEGVKEVFDESINIYMTKKLYIQDLRKKSFLIPKKNTNKKSCKTQ comes from the exons atggaaagaaattttaataattttttagttaaaatattttgtCTTGGAGATGATGGAGTTGGTAAATCATGTGTAATGAACTCTTATTCAAGTGGTGGACCTTTAACATCTCTTTTCCAAGGTTCAGAATTAACATGGACCGATTATACAGTATCAGTAACACATAATCaaaaaccattaaaattaagattagtta ttggtgatcaaaatgaattaagaagaataaaacaaattgaatttaatgatgtttttttaatttgtttttcagTTGATTCAAAGGCATCatatgataatattgaaaaatggAATAcagaaattagaaaaatcCTGCCAACtccaaatataatattagTTGGTACAAAGATTGATTTAAGAAAAGAAGGTGGAGAacttaaaaaatcaattgtgACACAAGAAATGGGAATTGAAAAAgcaaaagaaataaatgcAATAAAATATATGGAGTGTTCAACAGCAACCTACGAAGGAGTTAAAGAAGTTTTCGACGAAAGTATAAATATCTACATGACAAAAAAGCTTTATATCCAagatttaagaaaaaaaagttttttaattccaaAGAAAAATACAAACAAAAAATCCTGTAAAacccaataa
- the dscE gene encoding discoidin II: MSVPAGSVSCLANALLNLRSSTDYNADHGVKNSILNFSNSKDASRFDGSESWSSSVLDKNQFIVAGSDSVKHFVAISTQGRGDHDQWVTSYKLRYTLDNVNWVEYNNGEIINANKDRNSIVTINFNPPIKARSIAIHPQTYNNHISLRWELYALPVKSYSNPSVQVGEVSIGDRSLNSGTGSRTIVRHVKFPVEFLSVPIVSIGCKKVDAHTDNGQMRWEGKSENITTKGFDLTFITWGNNAVYDLTFDYVAVEFNN; the protein is encoded by the exons atgtCCGTTCCAGCTGGTTCTGTTTCATGTCTTGCTAAtgcattattaaatttaagatCATCAACTGATTATAATGCTGATCATGGTGTAAAGAAttctattttaaatttttcaaattcaaaggATGCTAGTAGATTCGACGGTAGTGAATCATGGTCATCATCAGTTTTGGATAAGAATCAATTCATTGTTGCCGGTAGTGATTCTGTTAAACATTTCGTTGCAATCTCAACTCAAGGTCGTGGTGATCATGATCAATGGGTAACTTCATACAAATTAAGATACACACTTGATAATGTAAACTGGGTTGAATATAACAATGGTGAAATAATCAATGCCAATAAAGATAGAAATTCAATTGTTACAATCAACTTTAATCCACCAATTAAAGCTAGATCTATTGCCATTCATCCTCAAACCTATAATAATCATATTTCACTTcg TTGGGAATTATATGCATTACCAGTTAAAAGTTATTCAAATCCATCAGTCCAAGTTGGTGAAGTTTCAATTGGTGATAGATCTCTTAACAGTGGTACTGGTTCACGTACGATTGTTCGTCACGTTAAATTCCCAGTGGAATTCCTTTCTGTTCCAATCGTATCAATTGGTTGTAAAAAAGTTGATGCACATACTGATAATGGTCAAATGAGATGGGAAGGTAAATCTGAAAATATTACTACAAAAGGTTTTGATTTAACTTTTATTACATGGGGTAATAATGCAGTTTATGATTTAACTTTTGATTATGTTGctgttgaatttaataattaa
- the hibA gene encoding 3-hydroxyisobutyrate dehydrogenase: MFSSKKSLLLFKNVRYMSTSSSKTVGFIGLGNMGGHQAINLIKKGHNLIVFDMSKDNMNRLKEKGAKIANSPAEVAKEADVIVTMLPASAHVKNVYCGENGIFQTVRPGTLLLDSSTIDPATAREVASIAKKHQSTMLDCPVSGGTGGAEAGTLTFMVGGSEQDFNTAKTYLECMGKNIVHCGDVGTGQVAKVCNNLVLGISMIAVSEAMNLGVKQGMDPKKLAGIFNTSSARCWTSELYNPCPGVIETSPASRGYTGGFGSALMTKDLGLAVDSAKSIGEPLLLGNSAHQLYTLLVAKGDGQKDFSVVYDFLNKNFKNSN; this comes from the coding sequence atgttttcatcaaaaaagagtttattattatttaaaaatgttagaTATATGTCAACATCATCTTCAAAAACAGTTGGATTTATTGGATTAGGTAATATGGGTGGACATCAAGcaatcaatttaataaagaaaggtcataatttaattgtatttgatatgtcaaaagataatatgaatagattaaaagaaaaaggagCTAAAATTGCCAATTCACCAGCAGAGGTTGCAAAAGAAGCCGATGTTATCGTTACCATGTTACCAGCATCAGCACATGTAAAGAATGTTTATTGTGGTGAGAATGGTATTTTTCAAACTGTTAGACCAggtacattattattagattcatCAACAATCGATCCTGCAACTGCTCGTGAAGTAGCATCAATTGCCAAGAAACATCAATCTACAATGTTGGATTGCCCAGTTAGCGGTGGCACTGGCGGTGCTGAGGCTGGCACATTAACATTCATGGTAGGTGGTAGCGAACAAGATTTCAACACTGCCAAAACATACTTGGAATGCATGGGTAAAAACATAGTACATTGCGGTGACGTTGGTACTGGTCAAGTCGCCAAGGtttgtaataatttagtTTTGGGTATCTCAATGATTGCAGTGAGTGAAGCCATGAACTTAGGTGTTAAACAAGGTATGGATCCAAAGAAATTAGCAGGTATTTTCAACACCTCTTCAGCACGTTGTTGGACTTCTGAATTATATAACCCATGTCCAGGTGTAATTGAAACTTCACCAGCTTCAAGAGGTTACACTGGTGGTTTTGGTTCTGCCCTCATGACTAAAGATTTAGGTCTCGCTGTTGACTCTGCTAAATCAATTGGTGAACCACTCTTACTTGGTAATTCTGCTCATCAACTCTATACTCTCTTAGTTGCAAAAGGTGATGGTCAAAAAGATTTCTCTGTTgtttatgattttttaaataaaaattttaaaaattcaaattaa
- a CDS encoding mRNA splicing factor, Cwf18 family protein — MNIDWDSIENLKRAELQKLCKDLKLNIKGTSKNTELVTALLEYKNTLNTTTKDDEPQQQPQQQIESIIDHNDDKNENENTDNNNNNNNNNNNNNNNNNNNNNDERMNIDNKENEEHDDNKNQTEKEIETEKETKKENENENDKENEKENEKENEKENEKENEKEKKLLVQNENENKNKNNNKIEEEEEEKNKFIEQLKINDEKKEIEMDNENEKNSHTGLKFRNYIPKDQTFLKYRIEKAVVPPIAQELMSRLKVLEENQDIQISFVPKKVNWDLKRDCSKKLLKLEKQTEKAIYQLIKQKLGKEEINESNIYLLNKNMGKFNYQ, encoded by the exons ATGAATATTGATTGggattcaattgaaaatttaaagagaGCAGAATTACAAAAACTATGCaaagatttgaaattaaatataaaaggTACATCAAAGAATACTGAATTAGTCACAGCATTATTagaatataaaaatacattAAACACCACCACTAAAGATGAtgaaccacaacaacaaccacaacaacagaTTGAAAGTATAATAGAtcataatgatgataaaaatgaaaatgaaaacactgataataataataataataataataataataataataataataataataataataataataacaatgatgAACGAATGAATAtagataataaagaaaatgaagaacaTGACGACAATAAAAATCAAACTGAAAAAGAAATCGAAACTGAAAAAGAaactaaaaaagaaaatgaaaatgaaaatgataaagaaaatgaaaaagaaaatgaaaaagaaaatgaaaaagaaaatgaaaaagaaaatgaaaaagaaaagaaattacttgtacaaaatgaaaatgaaaataaaaataaaaataataataaaatagaagaagaagaagaagaaaaaaataaatttattgaacaacttaaaataaatgatgaaaaaaaagaaattgaaatggataatgaaaatgaaaaaaattccCACAC tggacttaaatttagaaattatatACCAAAAGAtcaaacatttttaaaatatagaaTTGAAAAAGCAGTAGTACCACCTATTGCTCAAGAATTAATGTCAAGattaaaagttttagaaGAGAATCAAGATATTCAAATTTCTTTTGTaccaaaaaaagtaaattggGATTTAAAGAGAGATTgttcaaagaaattattaaaattagaaaaacaaACTGAAAAGgcaatttatcaattaattaaacaaaagttaggaaaagaagaaattaatgaatcaaatatttatttattaaataaaaatatgggaaaatttaattatcaataa